In Nocardioides sp. JQ2195, a genomic segment contains:
- a CDS encoding DUF4307 domain-containing protein produces the protein MSVDLSDRYGTNRSLGRIVVVGAAVLVVAFVGWLAWATWFHSTPEVTSELGNYSVVDAHTVEAQAHVRLEDDADASCKIRALADDHAVVGELNFTPVDGRNELTIRTERRATSVDLVGCTTDGQNRPR, from the coding sequence GTGAGTGTTGACCTGTCTGACCGCTATGGCACGAACCGTTCCCTCGGCCGGATCGTCGTCGTCGGCGCGGCGGTGCTCGTCGTCGCGTTCGTCGGCTGGTTGGCCTGGGCGACCTGGTTCCACTCCACCCCGGAGGTCACCTCCGAGCTGGGCAACTACTCCGTCGTCGACGCCCACACGGTCGAGGCACAGGCCCACGTGCGCCTCGAGGACGACGCCGACGCGAGCTGCAAGATCCGGGCCTTGGCCGACGACCACGCCGTGGTCGGCGAGCTGAACTTCACTCCGGTCGACGGCCGCAACGAGCTGACCATCCGCACGGAGCGCCGGGCCACCTCGGTCGACCTCGTCGGCTGCACCACCGACGGCCAGAACCGCCCTCGCTGA
- the ilvA gene encoding threonine ammonia-lyase: protein MNEIPVVSLADIEAARTALEGVAVLTPMEESRWLSALAGGPVGLKCENLQRTGSFKIRGAYLRIARLSEEERANGVVAASAGNHAQGVALAAQLLGTRSTVFMPEGAPIPKERATRAYGADVVFHGKYIDQALIAAKEFSEKTGAVLIHPFDHEDIVAGQGTAGLEILEQAPDVRTILVPAGGGGLVAGIGTAVKALRPDVRVVAVQAEGAAAIPASLAQGVPVPLEDMTTMADGIAVGCPGAVPFQAIQHFVDDVLTVSEESLSRALLALVERAKMVVEPAGAAAVAAMLDHPDAFETPAVAVLSGGNIDPLLLGKVIRHGMAADSRYLNLRVCIPDVPGGLAKLLGELAAAQANVLEVAHERISPSLHLDEVEVHLQLETRGEPHAESLLARLRERGYTVYE, encoded by the coding sequence GTGAACGAGATCCCGGTGGTGTCGCTGGCCGACATCGAAGCGGCGCGGACCGCACTGGAGGGCGTCGCCGTCCTCACCCCGATGGAGGAGTCGCGCTGGCTCTCGGCGCTGGCCGGCGGACCGGTCGGCCTGAAGTGCGAGAACCTGCAGCGCACCGGGTCGTTCAAGATCCGCGGCGCCTACCTGCGCATCGCCCGGCTCAGCGAGGAGGAGCGGGCCAACGGCGTCGTCGCCGCCTCTGCCGGCAACCACGCCCAAGGTGTCGCGCTCGCCGCGCAGCTGCTCGGAACCAGGTCGACGGTGTTCATGCCCGAAGGGGCGCCGATCCCGAAGGAGCGGGCCACCCGGGCCTACGGCGCGGACGTGGTCTTCCACGGCAAGTACATCGACCAGGCATTGATCGCGGCCAAGGAGTTCTCGGAGAAGACCGGCGCGGTGCTGATCCACCCGTTCGACCACGAGGACATCGTGGCCGGCCAGGGCACCGCCGGGCTCGAGATCCTCGAGCAGGCACCCGACGTACGCACGATCCTGGTGCCGGCCGGGGGCGGGGGACTGGTGGCTGGCATCGGGACCGCCGTCAAGGCGCTGCGGCCCGACGTGCGTGTGGTCGCGGTGCAGGCCGAGGGGGCCGCGGCGATCCCGGCCTCCCTGGCGCAGGGGGTGCCGGTCCCGTTGGAGGACATGACCACGATGGCCGACGGGATCGCGGTCGGCTGCCCGGGTGCGGTGCCGTTCCAGGCCATCCAGCACTTCGTCGACGACGTGCTCACGGTCTCGGAGGAGTCGCTGTCACGGGCGTTGCTGGCGCTCGTGGAGCGAGCCAAGATGGTCGTCGAGCCGGCCGGCGCGGCAGCCGTCGCGGCGATGCTCGACCACCCCGACGCCTTCGAGACGCCGGCGGTGGCCGTGCTCTCGGGCGGCAACATCGACCCGTTGCTGCTGGGCAAGGTGATCCGCCACGGCATGGCGGCCGACAGTCGCTACCTCAACCTGCGCGTCTGCATCCCCGACGTGCCGGGCGGGCTGGCCAAGCTGCTGGGGGAGCTGGCCGCGGCCCAGGCCAACGTCCTCGAGGTCGCCCACGAGCGCATCTCGCCCTCGCTGCACCTCGACGAGGTCGAGGTGCACCTGCAGCTCGAGACCCGTGGCGAGCCGCACGCCGAGAGCCTGCTCGCCCGACTGCGCGAGCGCGGCTACACCGTCTACGAGTGA
- the greA gene encoding transcription elongation factor GreA codes for MTEQGTIWLTQDAYDKLQSELEDLKGPLRQEIIEKISTARDEGDLKENSGYHAAKDEQGKQEARIRQLEDILRRAEVGETPPDDGVVEPGMVVKVKMLDFDDEELFLLGARENLNEGDDLTVYSPESAMGGAINGASKGDTVSYTAPNGKELKVEILEAKPYTSA; via the coding sequence ATGACTGAGCAGGGAACGATCTGGCTTACCCAGGACGCTTACGACAAGCTCCAGTCCGAGCTGGAAGACCTCAAGGGCCCGCTGCGCCAGGAGATCATCGAGAAGATCTCCACGGCCCGCGACGAGGGTGACCTCAAGGAGAACAGCGGCTACCACGCAGCCAAGGACGAGCAGGGCAAGCAGGAGGCCCGCATCCGCCAGCTGGAGGACATCCTCCGTCGCGCCGAGGTCGGCGAGACGCCCCCCGACGACGGCGTCGTCGAGCCGGGCATGGTCGTCAAGGTCAAGATGCTCGACTTCGACGATGAGGAGCTGTTCCTGCTCGGCGCCCGCGAGAACCTCAACGAGGGCGACGACCTGACCGTCTACTCGCCCGAGTCCGCCATGGGTGGTGCGATCAACGGAGCCTCCAAGGGCGACACGGTCTCCTACACCGCGCCCAACGGCAAGGAGCTCAAGGTCGAGATCCTCGAGGCGAAGCCCTACACCTCCGCCTGA